From the Streptomyces sp. KMM 9044 genome, one window contains:
- the rplA gene encoding 50S ribosomal protein L1, with product MSKRSKSLRAADAKIDREKLYAPLEAVRLAKETSTSKFDGTVEVAFRLGVDPRKADQMVRGTVNLPHGTGKTARVLVFATGDRAEAARAAGADIVGADELIDEVSKGRLDFDAVVATPDLMGKVGRLGRVLGPRGLMPNPKTGTVTPDVTKAVNDIKGGKIEFRVDKHSNLHFIIGKTSFDDTRLVENYGAALEEVLRLKPSAAKGRYIRKAAISTTIGPGVPLDPNRTRNLLVEEDPAAV from the coding sequence GTGAGCAAGCGCAGCAAGTCTCTCCGCGCTGCGGACGCCAAGATCGACCGGGAGAAGCTGTACGCCCCGCTCGAGGCCGTCCGTCTCGCCAAGGAGACCTCCACCTCGAAGTTCGACGGCACCGTCGAGGTCGCCTTCCGCCTGGGCGTCGACCCGCGCAAGGCCGACCAGATGGTCCGTGGCACCGTGAACCTCCCGCACGGCACCGGCAAGACCGCCCGGGTCCTGGTCTTCGCGACCGGCGACCGTGCCGAGGCCGCGCGTGCCGCGGGCGCCGACATCGTCGGCGCCGACGAACTGATCGACGAGGTGTCGAAGGGCCGTCTGGACTTCGACGCCGTCGTCGCCACCCCGGACCTCATGGGCAAGGTCGGCCGCCTCGGCCGTGTGCTCGGTCCCCGTGGTCTCATGCCGAACCCCAAGACCGGCACCGTCACCCCGGACGTCACCAAGGCTGTCAACGACATCAAGGGTGGCAAGATCGAGTTCCGCGTCGACAAGCACTCGAACCTGCACTTCATCATCGGCAAGACGTCCTTCGACGACACCAGGCTGGTGGAGAACTACGGCGCCGCGCTGGAAGAGGTCCTCCGTCTGAAGCCGTCCGCCGCGAAGGGCCGGTACATCAGGAAGGCCGCGATCAGCACCACGATCGGCCCCGGCGTTCCGCTCGACCCGAACCGCACCCGCAACCTCCTCGTCGAAGAGGACCCGGCGGCGGTCTGA
- the rplK gene encoding 50S ribosomal protein L11 has protein sequence MPPKKKKVTGLIKLQIQAGAANPAPPVGPALGQHGVNIMEFCKAYNAATESQRGWVIPVEITVYEDRSFTFITKTPPAAKMILKAAGVEKGSGEPHKTKVAKITADQVREIATTKMPDLNANDLDAASKIIAGTARSMGITVEG, from the coding sequence ATGCCTCCCAAGAAGAAGAAGGTCACGGGGCTCATCAAGCTCCAGATCCAGGCCGGTGCCGCCAACCCGGCTCCGCCGGTCGGCCCCGCGCTCGGTCAGCACGGCGTCAACATCATGGAGTTCTGCAAGGCCTACAACGCCGCGACCGAGTCGCAGCGTGGCTGGGTCATCCCGGTGGAGATCACGGTCTACGAGGACCGTTCCTTCACCTTCATCACCAAGACCCCGCCGGCCGCGAAGATGATCCTCAAGGCCGCGGGTGTGGAGAAGGGCTCCGGCGAGCCGCACAAGACCAAGGTCGCGAAGATCACCGCCGACCAGGTCCGTGAGATCGCCACGACCAAGATGCCCGACCTCAACGCCAACGACCTGGACGCCGCGTCGAAGATCATCGCCGGCACCGCCCGTTCCATGGGCATCACGGTCGAGGGCTGA
- the nusG gene encoding transcription termination/antitermination protein NusG gives MSDPNVNDAIEPVESVEDELDTVGGADSEASKASAEVEAADAAADESETAADPAPEAADSAGTDSAEHEAEEAQDDRDPVEKFREELRTLPGEWYVIHTYAGYENRVKTNLEQRAVSLNVEDFIFQAEVPQEEVVQIKNGDRKTIKQNKLPGYVLVRMDLTNESWGVVRNTPGVTGFVGNAYDPYPLTLDEIVKMLAPEAEEKAAREAAEAEGKPVPQRKVEVQVLDFEVGDSVTVTDGPFATLQATINEINPDSKKVKGLVEIFGRETPVELSFDQIQKN, from the coding sequence GTGTCTGACCCGAACGTGAACGACGCCATCGAGCCGGTCGAGTCCGTCGAGGACGAGCTCGACACCGTCGGGGGCGCGGACAGCGAGGCCTCCAAGGCCTCCGCCGAGGTCGAGGCTGCCGACGCCGCCGCAGACGAGTCCGAGACGGCGGCCGATCCGGCCCCCGAGGCCGCGGACTCCGCCGGGACCGACTCCGCCGAGCACGAGGCCGAAGAAGCCCAGGACGACCGCGACCCGGTCGAGAAGTTCCGTGAGGAACTGCGGACGCTGCCCGGCGAGTGGTATGTCATCCACACGTACGCGGGGTACGAGAACCGGGTGAAGACCAACCTGGAGCAGCGTGCCGTCTCGCTGAACGTCGAGGACTTCATCTTCCAGGCCGAGGTGCCGCAGGAAGAGGTCGTCCAGATCAAGAACGGCGACCGCAAGACGATCAAGCAGAACAAGCTCCCTGGTTACGTCCTGGTCCGCATGGACCTGACGAACGAGTCCTGGGGCGTCGTCCGCAACACTCCCGGTGTCACCGGCTTCGTGGGCAACGCCTACGACCCGTACCCGCTGACCCTGGACGAGATCGTGAAGATGCTCGCCCCGGAGGCCGAGGAGAAGGCCGCCCGCGAGGCCGCCGAGGCCGAGGGCAAGCCGGTTCCGCAGCGCAAGGTCGAGGTCCAGGTGCTGGACTTCGAGGTCGGCGACTCGGTCACCGTCACCGACGGCCCGTTCGCCACCCTCCAGGCGACCATCAACGAGATCAACCCCGACTCCAAGAAGGTCAAGGGCCTGGTGGAGATCTTCGGCCGCGAGACGCCGGTCGAGCTCTCCTTCGACCAGATCCAGAAGAACTGA
- a CDS encoding pyridoxal phosphate-dependent aminotransferase — MSSATPPTERRVSARVGAISESATLAVDAKAKALKAAGRPVIGFGAGEPDFPTPDYIVDAAIEACRNPKYHRYTPAGGLPELKAAIAAKTLRDSGYEVDPAQVLVTNGGKQAIYQAFAAILDPGDEVIVPAPYWTTYPESIRLAGGVPVEVVADETTGYRVSVEQLEAARTEKTKVVLFVSPSNPTGAVYSAEDAEAIGRWAVEHGLWVLTDEIYEHLVYGDATFTSLPAVLPELRDRCIVVNGVAKTYAMTGWRVGWIVGPKDVVKAATNLQSHATSNVSNVAQVAALAAVSGSLDAVATMREAFDRRRRTIVRMLNEIDGVVCPEPEGAFYAYPSVKALIGKEIRGRRPQNSVELAALVLEEVEVAVVPGEAFGTPGYLRLSYALGDEDLVEGVSRIQKLLAEAQD; from the coding sequence ATGAGCTCTGCAACCCCTCCCACCGAGCGCCGGGTCTCCGCCCGGGTCGGTGCGATCTCCGAGTCCGCCACCCTCGCCGTGGACGCCAAGGCCAAGGCCCTCAAGGCCGCCGGACGACCGGTGATCGGCTTCGGCGCCGGTGAGCCCGACTTCCCGACTCCGGACTACATCGTCGACGCCGCGATCGAGGCGTGCCGGAACCCGAAGTACCACCGCTACACGCCGGCCGGCGGGCTGCCCGAGCTGAAGGCCGCGATCGCCGCGAAGACGCTGCGCGACTCCGGCTACGAGGTGGACCCCGCCCAGGTCCTCGTCACCAACGGCGGAAAGCAGGCCATCTACCAGGCCTTCGCCGCGATCCTCGACCCGGGAGACGAGGTCATCGTCCCGGCCCCGTACTGGACGACGTACCCGGAGTCGATCCGGCTGGCCGGCGGTGTCCCGGTCGAGGTCGTCGCCGACGAGACGACCGGTTACCGCGTCAGTGTGGAACAGTTGGAGGCCGCACGGACGGAGAAGACCAAGGTCGTCCTGTTCGTCTCCCCCTCGAACCCGACCGGCGCGGTCTACAGCGCCGAGGACGCCGAGGCGATCGGCCGCTGGGCGGTCGAGCACGGTCTGTGGGTGCTGACCGACGAGATCTACGAGCACCTGGTCTACGGCGACGCCACCTTCACCTCGCTGCCCGCCGTCCTGCCGGAGCTGCGGGACAGGTGCATCGTGGTCAACGGTGTCGCGAAGACGTACGCGATGACCGGCTGGCGGGTCGGATGGATCGTCGGCCCGAAGGACGTCGTGAAGGCCGCCACCAACCTGCAGTCGCACGCCACGTCGAACGTGTCGAACGTCGCCCAGGTGGCGGCGCTGGCCGCGGTCTCCGGCTCCCTGGACGCGGTCGCCACGATGCGTGAGGCCTTCGACCGCCGGCGCAGGACCATCGTGCGGATGCTCAACGAGATCGACGGCGTGGTCTGCCCCGAGCCCGAGGGCGCGTTCTACGCCTACCCGTCCGTGAAGGCCCTGATCGGCAAGGAGATCCGGGGCCGGAGGCCGCAGAACTCCGTGGAGCTGGCCGCGCTCGTCCTCGAGGAGGTCGAGGTCGCGGTCGTACCCGGCGAGGCCTTCGGCACTCCGGGATACCTGCGGCTGTCCTACGCGCTGGGCGACGAGGACCTGGTGGAGGGTGTGAGCCGGATCCAGAAGCTGCTGGCGGAGGCACAGGACTGA
- a CDS encoding UDP-N-acetylmuramate dehydrogenase: MQELHDAPLAPLTTFRLGGPATRLVTATTDDEVIAVVREADSAGTPLLIIGGGSNLVIGDKGFDGTALVVATKGLTLDGTRLELAAGEMWTDAVARTVEAGLAGVECLAGIPGSAGATPIQNVGAYGQEVSSTVTGVVAYDRRTRETVTLTNEECAFSYRHSRFKADPGRYVVLRVRFALEDADGLSGPVRYAETARVLGVAPGERVPLPTARETVLKLRAGKGMVLDPEDHDTWSAGSFFTNPILTEQEFVAFRTRARQHLGTDTEPPAYPAGEGRTKTSAAWLIDKAGFSKGYGTGPVRISTKHTLALTNRGEATTEDLLALAREVVAGVREAFGVTLVNEPVTVGVGL, translated from the coding sequence GTGCAGGAACTCCACGACGCCCCCCTCGCCCCGCTGACCACGTTCCGCCTGGGCGGACCCGCGACCCGGCTGGTCACCGCGACGACCGACGACGAAGTGATCGCCGTCGTCCGCGAGGCCGACTCCGCCGGTACGCCCCTGCTGATCATCGGCGGCGGCTCCAACCTGGTCATCGGAGACAAGGGCTTCGACGGAACAGCACTCGTCGTGGCCACCAAGGGCCTCACCCTGGACGGCACGCGCCTTGAGCTCGCGGCCGGGGAGATGTGGACCGACGCCGTCGCCCGCACCGTGGAAGCCGGCCTGGCCGGCGTCGAGTGCCTGGCCGGCATCCCCGGCTCGGCGGGCGCCACCCCCATCCAGAACGTCGGTGCGTACGGCCAGGAGGTCTCCTCCACCGTCACCGGGGTCGTCGCCTACGACCGCCGGACACGCGAGACGGTCACTCTCACCAACGAGGAATGCGCCTTCTCCTACCGCCACAGCCGCTTCAAGGCCGATCCCGGGCGGTACGTCGTCCTGCGCGTCCGCTTCGCGCTGGAGGACGCCGACGGACTCTCCGGACCCGTTCGGTACGCCGAGACGGCCCGCGTCCTCGGCGTCGCACCGGGCGAGCGCGTCCCCCTGCCCACGGCCCGCGAGACGGTCCTGAAGCTCCGTGCCGGGAAGGGCATGGTCCTGGACCCCGAGGACCACGACACCTGGTCGGCCGGCTCCTTCTTCACCAACCCGATCCTCACGGAGCAGGAGTTCGTAGCCTTCCGGACCCGGGCGCGGCAGCACCTCGGCACCGACACCGAGCCTCCCGCCTACCCCGCCGGGGAGGGACGCACCAAGACCTCCGCCGCCTGGCTGATCGACAAGGCGGGCTTCAGCAAGGGCTACGGCACCGGTCCCGTCCGCATCTCCACCAAGCACACCCTCGCCCTCACCAACCGCGGCGAGGCGACTACCGAGGACCTGCTGGCACTCGCCCGAGAGGTGGTCGCCGGTGTTCGCGAAGCCTTCGGCGTCACGCTGGTCAACGAGCCGGTGACGGTCGGGGTCGGCCTCTGA
- a CDS encoding adenosine deaminase: MERVRDLSLLPKAHLHLHFTGSMRPATVLELADKYGVRLPEALTDALTSGEPPSLRATDERGWFRFQRLYDAARSCLREPEDIQRLVREAAEEDLKDGAGWLEIQVDPTSYAPRLGGLIPALEVILDAVDSARRDTGLGIRVLVAANRMKHHLDARTLARLAVRYTDRGVIGFGLSNDERRGMARNFDRAFAIAREGGLMSAPHGGELNGPASVRDCLDDLEADRIGHGVRAAEDPRLVQQLADQQVTCEVCPASNVALGVYEKPGDVPLRKLFEAGVPLALGADDPLLFGSRLADQYEIAREHHGFTDAELAELARQSVRGSAAPEAVKAELLAGVDAWLTAPMG, encoded by the coding sequence ATGGAACGTGTACGTGACCTCTCCCTGCTGCCGAAGGCCCATCTGCACCTGCACTTCACCGGGTCGATGCGCCCCGCCACCGTGCTGGAACTGGCCGACAAGTACGGCGTGCGCCTCCCCGAGGCGCTGACCGACGCGCTGACCAGCGGGGAGCCGCCGAGTCTGCGGGCCACGGACGAGCGGGGCTGGTTCCGGTTCCAGCGGCTGTACGACGCGGCGCGCTCGTGTCTGAGGGAGCCGGAGGACATCCAGCGGCTGGTACGGGAGGCCGCGGAGGAGGACCTGAAGGACGGCGCGGGCTGGCTGGAGATCCAGGTCGATCCGACGTCGTACGCGCCGCGGCTGGGCGGGCTGATCCCTGCGCTGGAGGTCATCCTGGACGCGGTGGACTCGGCGCGGCGGGACACCGGGCTCGGGATCCGGGTGCTGGTCGCCGCGAACCGGATGAAGCACCACCTGGACGCGCGCACGCTGGCCCGGCTGGCGGTGCGGTACACGGACCGGGGCGTCATCGGGTTCGGACTGTCCAACGACGAGCGGCGTGGCATGGCCCGCAACTTCGATCGGGCGTTCGCCATCGCGCGCGAGGGCGGGCTGATGTCCGCGCCGCACGGCGGTGAGCTGAACGGGCCCGCGTCCGTGCGGGACTGTCTGGACGACCTGGAGGCCGACCGGATCGGGCACGGGGTGCGGGCGGCGGAGGACCCGCGGCTGGTGCAGCAGCTCGCGGACCAGCAGGTGACGTGCGAGGTGTGCCCGGCGTCGAACGTGGCACTGGGCGTCTACGAGAAGCCGGGGGACGTGCCGTTGCGGAAGCTGTTCGAGGCGGGTGTGCCGTTGGCACTGGGGGCGGACGATCCTCTGCTGTTCGGCTCCCGGCTGGCGGACCAGTACGAGATTGCGCGTGAGCACCACGGGTTCACGGACGCCGAGCTGGCGGAGCTGGCGCGGCAGTCGGTGCGCGGGTCGGCGGCGCCGGAGGCGGTCAAGGCGGAGCTGCTGGCGGGGGTCGACGCGTGGCTCACCGCGCCGATGGGATGA
- the secE gene encoding preprotein translocase subunit SecE has product MTDAVGSIDMPDAEDEAPDSKKNRKGGKRAKKGPLKRLALFYRQIVAELRKVVWPTRNQLTSYTTAVIIFVVVMIGLITLIDYGLGHVAKYVFG; this is encoded by the coding sequence GTGACGGACGCCGTGGGCTCCATCGACATGCCTGATGCCGAGGACGAGGCGCCGGACTCCAAGAAGAACCGCAAGGGCGGCAAGCGGGCCAAGAAGGGCCCCCTGAAGCGCCTCGCGCTCTTCTACCGCCAGATCGTGGCGGAGCTTCGCAAGGTTGTCTGGCCCACCCGGAACCAGCTGACGTCGTACACAACCGCAGTGATCATCTTTGTGGTCGTCATGATCGGCCTGATCACTCTGATCGACTACGGGCTCGGCCACGTCGCCAAGTACGTCTTCGGCTGA
- a CDS encoding DUF3291 domain-containing protein has translation MPTLPWTVPNTQPPHTEVHVFASRFETRTFRGALRFLLRTPGVWRQVSRAPGAYGASLKAQPLRRTFWTVSAWESPKALGAFARTGLHAPTARGLAPQMRDAKFADWTAKSEDLPVDWTEVQRRLA, from the coding sequence ATGCCCACGCTTCCCTGGACCGTCCCGAACACCCAGCCGCCCCACACCGAAGTGCATGTCTTCGCCTCCCGCTTCGAGACCCGCACCTTCCGGGGAGCCCTGCGGTTCCTCCTCAGGACCCCCGGCGTGTGGCGACAGGTGAGCAGGGCTCCCGGCGCGTACGGGGCCTCCCTGAAGGCACAGCCGCTGCGGCGGACGTTCTGGACCGTGTCCGCCTGGGAGTCCCCGAAGGCCCTCGGCGCCTTCGCCCGTACCGGCCTGCACGCGCCGACCGCCCGTGGGCTCGCCCCGCAGATGCGCGACGCCAAGTTCGCCGACTGGACCGCGAAGAGCGAGGACCTCCCCGTCGACTGGACCGAAGTACAGCGCCGCCTCGCCTGA
- a CDS encoding MFS transporter has protein sequence MSQQTAHGGSAAWALVITSVAGFMAALDNLVVTTALPSIREDLGGALHDLEWTVSAYTLTFAVLLMFGAALGDRFGRRRLFTVGITVFTAASAAAAMASDIDSLIAARAVQGAGAAVMMPLTLTLLTAAVPEARRGAAYGIWGAVNGLAVASGPLVGGSLTEHISWQWIFWLNVPLGLILIPLARLRLAESHGTGAPLDLPGTLLASGGLFGIVYGLVRGPVDGWTATVVLAGLSAGTALLVGFVLHSIRAKNPMLPMRLFRSRAFAGINAASLLMFLGMFGSIFLLSQYMQGVLGYSPTEAGLRMLPWTGMPMLVAPIAGILSDRVGGRPVVATGLFLQALGLGHLALVATADASYAAQLPALIISGIGMALFFAPASTLVMSSVRPKEQGIASGANNALREVGGALGIAVMASIFASQGGYESGRTFVDGMRPALVTGAAVVALAGVATLFIPARRRPTAPTVPPAGPTPEPVLETAS, from the coding sequence GCGGCCCTCGACAACCTCGTCGTCACCACCGCACTCCCCTCCATCCGGGAGGACCTGGGCGGTGCCCTGCACGATCTGGAATGGACCGTGAGCGCCTACACGCTCACCTTCGCCGTCCTGCTGATGTTCGGCGCGGCCCTCGGTGACCGCTTCGGCCGCCGCCGGCTCTTCACCGTCGGCATCACCGTCTTCACCGCGGCCTCCGCCGCCGCGGCGATGGCCTCCGACATCGACTCCCTGATCGCCGCCCGCGCGGTGCAGGGTGCCGGCGCCGCGGTCATGATGCCCCTCACCCTGACCCTGCTCACCGCGGCCGTGCCCGAGGCGCGGCGCGGCGCGGCATACGGCATCTGGGGCGCCGTGAACGGCCTGGCCGTGGCCTCCGGGCCGTTGGTCGGCGGCAGCCTCACCGAACACATCTCCTGGCAGTGGATCTTCTGGCTGAACGTCCCGCTCGGCCTGATCCTCATTCCGCTCGCCCGCCTGCGCCTCGCCGAGTCCCACGGCACCGGAGCCCCGCTCGACCTGCCCGGCACCCTGCTCGCCAGCGGCGGACTCTTCGGCATCGTCTACGGCCTGGTCCGCGGGCCCGTCGACGGCTGGACCGCCACCGTCGTCCTGGCCGGCCTGTCCGCCGGGACGGCGCTGCTCGTGGGCTTCGTGCTCCACAGCATCCGCGCCAAGAACCCCATGCTGCCGATGCGGCTGTTCCGCTCCCGGGCCTTCGCCGGTATCAACGCGGCGAGTCTGCTGATGTTCCTCGGCATGTTCGGCTCGATCTTCCTGCTCAGCCAGTACATGCAGGGCGTGCTCGGCTACTCGCCCACCGAGGCGGGCCTGCGGATGCTGCCCTGGACCGGCATGCCGATGCTCGTCGCCCCGATCGCCGGCATCCTCTCCGACCGCGTCGGCGGCCGTCCGGTCGTCGCCACCGGCCTGTTCCTGCAGGCCCTCGGCCTCGGCCACCTGGCCCTGGTGGCGACCGCCGACGCCTCCTACGCGGCCCAGCTGCCCGCCCTGATCATCAGCGGCATCGGCATGGCGCTGTTCTTCGCCCCGGCCTCCACCCTGGTGATGTCCAGCGTCCGTCCGAAGGAACAGGGCATCGCCTCCGGGGCCAATAACGCCCTGCGTGAGGTGGGCGGTGCCCTGGGCATCGCGGTCATGGCGTCGATCTTCGCGTCCCAGGGCGGCTACGAATCCGGTCGGACGTTCGTCGACGGTATGCGTCCGGCACTGGTGACCGGCGCCGCGGTGGTCGCCCTCGCGGGCGTCGCGACCCTGTTCATACCGGCTCGCAGGCGGCCCACCGCCCCCACCGTGCCCCCGGCCGGTCCGACGCCCGAGCCGGTACTGGAAACGGCCTCCTGA